The Macadamia integrifolia cultivar HAES 741 unplaced genomic scaffold, SCU_Mint_v3 scaffold629, whole genome shotgun sequence genome window below encodes:
- the LOC122069503 gene encoding release factor glutamine methyltransferase isoform X1, with protein sequence MGIRELNRLIQFQLQLQVATSCFHRLKTVGGKVSFANTNGYQLDKIGDEACSRVGKEMNSSLPRSILSTVSPYSLAFKRQKLPLSTKLSRPISFPSISSIPTSQKSQIPLFLRPPTFTASASDLQKWQQWAKNLALSVGSKFVDSDNGPDTNILCREVKWLLEDAVEDKSILPQLVSAENGKLVRLRADLDELYRIWKQRIEERRPLQYIVGCEHWRDLVLSVQEGVLIPRPETELIVDLVSELVLEEEGLGEGIWADLGTGSGAIAIGLARILGGGGKVIATDLSPIAVSVAEFNVKRYDLQDKVEIRHGSWFEPLEDVKGELMGVVSNPPYIPSSQIIGLQAEVGKHEPRLALDGGENGMDDLLHICEAAALMLKPGGFFAFETNGEKQSKFLLDFMTNKSVTNVQNVKVISDFSGIERFVTGFRQ encoded by the exons ATGGGAATCAGGGAGTTGAATCGCTTGATTCAGTTTCAGTTGCAGTTGCAAGTTGCAACCAGCTGCTTTCACAGATTGAAAACAGTCGGAGGAAAGGTTTCTTTTGCGAATACTAACGGCTACCAATTGGATAAAATAGGAGACGAAGCATGTAGCAGAGTGGGGAAGGAGATGAATTCAAGCTTACCACGTAGTATTCTTTCTACCGTTTCCCCATATTCCCTTGCCTTCAAACGCCAAAAACTACCTCTCTCTACAAAACTCAGTCGACCCATATCTTTTCCTTCCATATCATCGATACCCACTTCCCAAAAATCTCAAATTCCTCTCTTTcttaggcctccaaccttcacTGCTTCTGCGTCTGACCTCCAAAAATGGCAGCAATGGGCTAAAAACCTTGCCCTCTCAGTTGGGTCCAAGTTCGTGGACTCTGATAATGGACCTGATACCAATATATTGTGTAGAGAAGTCAAATGGCTCTTAGAAGATGCAGTTGAGGATAAATCCATTTTGCCTCAACTGGTTTCTGCTGAAAATGGTAAATTGGTGAGATTAAGGGCAGATTTGGACGAGCTTTACCGTATCTGGAAACAGAGGATCGAAGAAAGAAGGCCCCTTCAGTATATAGTAGGGTGTGAGCACTGGAGGGACTTGGTGTTGAGTGTTCAAGAAGGGGTTTTGATCCCCAGACCTGAGACTGAGCTGATTGTGGATTTGGTGAGTGAATTGGTTTTGGAAGAGGAAGGGTTGGGAGAGGGGATATGGGCGGATTTGGGGACTGGAAGTGGTGCAATTGCCATTGGACTCGCTAGGATTTTGGGAGGCGGAGGAAAGGTCATTGCTACGGATTTGAGCCCCATTGCAGTTTCAGTTGCGGAGTTTAATGTCAAGAGGTATGATTTGCAG gataAAGTTGAAATAAGACATGGATCATGGTTTGAACCCTTGGAAGATGTTAAAGGTGAGCTTATGGGAGTTGTGAGTAACCCACCATACATACCAAGTTCCCAGATAATTGGGCTGCAAGCTGAAGTTGGTAAACATGAACCAAGACTTGCATTAGATGGGGGTGAGAATGGCATGGATGATCTCCTCCACATTTGTGAAGCAGCTGCTTTGATGTTAAAGCCGGGGGGCTTCTTTGCTTTTGAG ACTAACGGTGAAAAGCAGAGCAAGTTTCTTTTGGATTTCATGACAAACAAATCAGTTACCAATGTACAGAATGTAAAAGTAATATCTGACTTTTCTGGCATCGAACGGTTTGTGACTGGATTCCGTCAATGA
- the LOC122069503 gene encoding uncharacterized protein LOC122069503 isoform X2 has protein sequence MGIRELNRLIQFQLQLQVATSCFHRLKTVGGKVSFANTNGYQLDKIGDEACSRVGKEMNSSLPRSILSTVSPYSLAFKRQKLPLSTKLSRPISFPSISSIPTSQKSQIPLFLRPPTFTASASDLQKWQQWAKNLALSVGSKFVDSDNGPDTNILCREVKWLLEDAVEDKSILPQLVSAENGKLVRLRADLDELYRIWKQRIEERRPLQYIVGCEHWRDLVLSVQEGVLIPRPETELIVDLVSELVLEEEGLGEGIWADLGTGSGAIAIGLARILGGGGKVIATDLSPIAVSVAEFNVKRYDLQTNGEKQSKFLLDFMTNKSVTNVQNVKVISDFSGIERFVTGFRQ, from the exons ATGGGAATCAGGGAGTTGAATCGCTTGATTCAGTTTCAGTTGCAGTTGCAAGTTGCAACCAGCTGCTTTCACAGATTGAAAACAGTCGGAGGAAAGGTTTCTTTTGCGAATACTAACGGCTACCAATTGGATAAAATAGGAGACGAAGCATGTAGCAGAGTGGGGAAGGAGATGAATTCAAGCTTACCACGTAGTATTCTTTCTACCGTTTCCCCATATTCCCTTGCCTTCAAACGCCAAAAACTACCTCTCTCTACAAAACTCAGTCGACCCATATCTTTTCCTTCCATATCATCGATACCCACTTCCCAAAAATCTCAAATTCCTCTCTTTcttaggcctccaaccttcacTGCTTCTGCGTCTGACCTCCAAAAATGGCAGCAATGGGCTAAAAACCTTGCCCTCTCAGTTGGGTCCAAGTTCGTGGACTCTGATAATGGACCTGATACCAATATATTGTGTAGAGAAGTCAAATGGCTCTTAGAAGATGCAGTTGAGGATAAATCCATTTTGCCTCAACTGGTTTCTGCTGAAAATGGTAAATTGGTGAGATTAAGGGCAGATTTGGACGAGCTTTACCGTATCTGGAAACAGAGGATCGAAGAAAGAAGGCCCCTTCAGTATATAGTAGGGTGTGAGCACTGGAGGGACTTGGTGTTGAGTGTTCAAGAAGGGGTTTTGATCCCCAGACCTGAGACTGAGCTGATTGTGGATTTGGTGAGTGAATTGGTTTTGGAAGAGGAAGGGTTGGGAGAGGGGATATGGGCGGATTTGGGGACTGGAAGTGGTGCAATTGCCATTGGACTCGCTAGGATTTTGGGAGGCGGAGGAAAGGTCATTGCTACGGATTTGAGCCCCATTGCAGTTTCAGTTGCGGAGTTTAATGTCAAGAGGTATGATTTGCAG ACTAACGGTGAAAAGCAGAGCAAGTTTCTTTTGGATTTCATGACAAACAAATCAGTTACCAATGTACAGAATGTAAAAGTAATATCTGACTTTTCTGGCATCGAACGGTTTGTGACTGGATTCCGTCAATGA